ATCCTGCTGGGACAAGACCCGTATGCCCGACCTATCCGTGTCCGCCGTTGCGCAGTCCACGAAGATCACCGTCTTTGTCTGGGTGTTCCACGACCAGACTTTCGGCGCCGACCAGTGCTTTCTCGACTATGTGACCCTGACGGTGGACCCGAACCAGCCTCAGCCGACGCCCACCTTCACGGCTCTGCCGGCCACGGCCACCTCCACGCCGGCGCCCCCGACGCGCACCCCGACGCCGCTCCCGACGGACACGCCTTCGCCGACGCCCAGCGCCACCGCGACCTTGACCGCAACGCCTACGGCCAGCGCCACACCGACACACACCGCCACAGCGACAGCAACGGTCACCGCCACGCCTACCAACACACCCTCCCCTACCCCTACAGCCACACCAACTCCCACGCCTTTCCTGGGCATCAGCCTGGACACGGCCGCCGACCTCTTCCTGGGGATCGGATTGGTCGGGTTCGCCGGCGTGGCGGTGCTGTCCATGCTGTTGGTGGTGGTCAGCCGCTCCCGCCGGCGCTAAGAAGCGGCCGTGTTGACCGCCGGCAGGCCGAGCAAGGCCCTCAGCCGGCGCACCGCCACCTCGACACTGTCCCAATTATCGTCAATGTTGTGCTCAAAATTCCAGGCGCCGTCGAACCCCAGCTCGTAGAGGGTACGCAGATAGCTGAAATCGCCCTTGCCATCCCCGATGACCAGGTGATCGTCCTGTTCACCGTAATTATCGTGGATGTGCAGGGTGAAGAGAATATCATGCTCCCGGCGGATGAAATTCTCCAAGGAGCCGTAGGCTTCGTAGGCGCAGATGCGTTCGCCGTTCCAGTTCAGGATATATTGGGCGTGGCCGGTGTCGAACGTCATCCTCAGCCAGGGAGAATGCACCTGGCGGATGACATAGGCCGTGTCGTCCAGCCGGAAGGTAGCGGCGGCGTTCTCCAGGCACAGGATGAGGCCGGCCCGCCGGGCATACTCCGCCATCTCCCCCATATAATCCACCCAGATGGGAAGCCAGGTTTCGCGCGTCGTCCCGGGCCGGTGGCCCGTCGTATGGATGATGACGTAGCGCAGGCCCAGCTCCCCAGCGCGGTCAATCGAGGAATGGTACTCGAAGTTCGCCCATTTGGCCTCCTCCGGGTCATCCGAAAGGGGATTGATGCCCAGGAACGGCAGGTGCGCGCCGGACATGGGGAACTGCTCGACACGCCGGCGCACCTCCTCCCACACCGGGCTGTCCTCCCAGGCGTACGGGAGAGGGGCATACTGCGGATAGTGTCCCTTGATGGAGAAATCAATTTCGATGGAGGTCAGTCCCAGCCGGCGGGCATACGTCATATATCGGTCAATGGCCTCCAAC
This portion of the Anaerolineae bacterium genome encodes:
- a CDS encoding sugar phosphate isomerase/epimerase yields the protein MGSSQNHQRPVHIGASVSPSFLPAQLEAIDRYMTYARRLGLTSIEIDFSIKGHYPQYAPLPYAWEDSPVWEEVRRRVEQFPMSGAHLPFLGINPLSDDPEEAKWANFEYHSSIDRAGELGLRYVIIHTTGHRPGTTRETWLPIWVDYMGEMAEYARRAGLILCLENAAATFRLDDTAYVIRQVHSPWLRMTFDTGHAQYILNWNGERICAYEAYGSLENFIRREHDILFTLHIHDNYGEQDDHLVIGDGKGDFSYLRTLYELGFDGAWNFEHNIDDNWDSVEVAVRRLRALLGLPAVNTAAS